The segment CACatttattgcaataaaaacttaactcaagaaaaggaattaaaaataattattattaaaattttaattaaattcagaatttttaacatttttatttgttcagtTGTACCACAGAACAGAGTCTTTAATGGGAACTAAACCTGCAAACATCCGTGTTACTCAGACCGAAAATAATAgcaaatttaaagaaagttataaaatgaaatagaaaaattttattttttagttatatcaCTATTGCAGTAATTCATTATTATGTagttaaatagtaaaaattttttcttaattttattgtcaacttttaaaaaatgcatTCAACAATGTGAATATTTTGTAATGCGTGTTGCatgttaacaaaattattaacaattacaaaattacaacaaaatattaactacaatttttataagaatatttgttcaataaaaCCTATAATAATCAAGggaatttgaaaaatgtttgtattttacttaaaacatttCAAGTTCAAGTACAATATCGCATAAACCGAAtactattaaaatgaaaatcgattttaatcCGGAAACAAAAATTTGGAAATCTTTAGATTATCCTCATGgagaatatattaaacattttattggagaggttttcttagaaaatgttaaaaaagtacGAGGTGATAAGATATTAGAATGGCATTATGATACCGGTATCACTAAGACAATGGATGAAATTTATCGAGATTCTATAACAGTGGCCATCAATCTACAAAGATTGGGTGTTAAGAAAGGTGATGTAGTGGTATTCTATTCTATGGTTAATAGTAAAGTAAGCAGTTTAGCCATGGGTGCTTTAATGCTGGGGGCAGTGGTTAATTTTTTTGAGACCACTTTTTCAAGAGGTAAGATATTATACTAACAGTTTagattaattatattaataatattgctCTCTATTAGATGCTGCTAAGTACACTTTGAATTTATTAAATCCTTGTGTTTTACtatatgaagaaaaatttaaatctgcCATTTTGGATGTAATGAAAGATATTAAGCTGCCTTGTTTGAAGTACCAAATTTCTATTGATGGCAAATCTGGTGTGAATGTAGATaatgttttattcaaaaacatttCCTCCTTTACCCAAAACAACTTTCGCCTGCCAAATTTGGGAGATCCTTTAATGCAAACCGCCGTTTTATTATTCACCTCAGGCTCAACAGGTTTGCCTAAAGCAGTAGCTCTCAGTCATGCTCAAATGTTACATGGTGTAATTTCTTTTTGGACTCAACCTAAtggaaaatctttattaaaaccggattcaataatattttctttaagtcCTATACGTTGGATAAGTCAAGTGGACTTGATGCTACAATCCCTACTGTTAGGCATAAAGAGAGTTTATGCCAGTGGTTTCTCGGCAGGAGAATATGGCCGAGAAGTTGTAAGAAAGGGTAAAGTGACACACTTCTTCAGCCCTCCCTCAGTATTTAAAGAGATTATACTCTCTATTGAACCATTTGACCTAGATGCTTTGAGTTCGGTAAAATTTATCTATTTGGGTGGAGAAGATCCTGGTCAAACTGTAATAGATATGGCTAGAAAACTTGCCCCTCAGGCCACCATAATGCGTTGTTATGGTATGACAGAATTGGCCGGA is part of the Lucilia cuprina isolate Lc7/37 chromosome 3, ASM2204524v1, whole genome shotgun sequence genome and harbors:
- the LOC111676175 gene encoding probable 4-coumarate--CoA ligase 3, translated to MDEIYRDSITVAINLQRLGVKKGDVVVFYSMVNSKVSSLAMGALMLGAVVNFFETTFSRDAAKYTLNLLNPCVLLYEEKFKSAILDVMKDIKLPCLKYQISIDGKSGVNVDNVLFKNISSFTQNNFRLPNLGDPLMQTAVLLFTSGSTGLPKAVALSHAQMLHGVISFWTQPNGKSLLKPDSIIFSLSPIRWISQVDLMLQSLLLGIKRVYASGFSAGEYGREVVRKGKVTHFFSPPSVFKEIILSIEPFDLDALSSVKFIYLGGEDPGQTVIDMARKLAPQATIMRCYGMTELAGLACCDQHINGGYIVPGVEIKLLDDNLKPVGPNEKGQLCFRFPMPFLGYHKIDNSKIYYSDGFLNTGDYGYMDDEKALHVLARYKDLVRTKEVILIPSEVEKLVCTLSSIFASTLVGYRTSNTDVEDKGALYIVKQLQNTQANENEKLKSTTLMMEEMAAGQNQEIENEVLKVEVKKLLEKHLKCNESCIIRLVNIIEKLPLTSCGKVDKPALIQLAKSLDME